AGAGCcagataaattatattaacataaaTTCAGAGTATTATTCATATTATCCActtaagtaaaataattaggTATTATGCCTAGAAACAAGGTATTAAAGTATACATAAAACATTATGAGTGGCTTTCCTATATAAAGAAACTTCTATGGAAACAtgagtgttctttcttttctttgtgcctTATCTATGATTTCAAAATTATCCCAAACAAAGATGAGCTACTTATGCAATCAGGTAGCTACTACCTTATTGAtagaaaaagttaattaaaaattagTTAGAATTAGTtacaaaattcattaaaaattagttagaaaaaagactgaaggTCTTCCATACTCCCTAGAACAACAGTTATTGGTATAGCTTGGATGACATTTGATATCAACAAGTTAAGACCACAGGAAACACTGTGGAGGAGAGTGGAAAGGGGGACCACTCAGAAGAGTATAAGAAGGGCAATGGTGCTGAGGAATTTGGGCTAAAAACTGGAAGGGACTATTTTTAGTAGAGGAATTTTAAGTGCCCCTCCCACTGGCACAGCCAGcaccaaaaatatttatcttgcaTGGGATGATCATAATGTGGGCATGAATGATCAGAGGAGCAAGTGCCAATATAATCAATCTCTCATCGGTTAGGAACTCCGGCAGCTGGTCCCAGACTCCTTTGGCGGTTGCCTTGGACACTGTGTAGAACACACAGGACATGCTGTTGCTGCATTAAACCAACTCACTTTATTTCAAGGGCAATCCAGAGTCCGTAGCAACATGTCATCCTGCCTGGGTGCAATGGCGGCCAGTCTTTCTGTGCACCCAATCTCCTGTATCTACGGAAGGGTCAGTTGCTAGGGCTCTATGGCGGTATATCGGGGTTCTACCCCCTTCTTGTGCTAGGACCAAAATTCCAGgggcactctgtctttctgttgtCTCTGTCACAGTGCCTGACCCGGCCCTTCTGGAGTCACAGACGCATCGAACTCAAATGCTGGCCCTGCTTTGGAGATGCCCAGAGCTTTCATCTGCTTCACTAGTACTTTTGTCTTCTCAAAGGTGCTGGCTGCTttgattcccttttttttctagGCAGGATAAGGAATAGAGGCACTGTGTCAAGTGGGGAATGAACGTTCTCTAAAACTACCAAATCCCTACAAAGGCTTGTACTTCTTTCACACTTAAAGGGATTGGATGGGTTAACAACCTAGCGATCACAGCTTCTGAGACAACACATGTCTTACCTGACCAAATGACTCCCAAGACTTTATGGTAGTGCCTGGGCCTTGAATTTTCTGTAGGTTCACTGTCTATTCTCTCCCTTGTAAGTGTATCACCTGCAAGGTGTCCTGCAACAAGCATATCTTTGCATGTTAATATTATATCATCAATGTCATGGGCCCATTGTACTGATGAGGGGAAGGAGAATAGCGACAGATCTTGGGCTACTTGGAGAAGCCCTTGAAAGGTCCATTgttgttccccgccccccccccccccccactgccatgTGAAGGCAGATTAATCTTGTGACTCAGGTGCCAGCGGGTTTCTGAAAAAGACATTTGCTAAGTGCAGcatagcatgatacactctaggaCCCTGGCCAAGGTATCTACAATGGTGGCGATGTTGGGAACAGCTGCATGGATGGGGGGGGCACTATTTTGTTCAATTCTCAGTATTCCGCTGTCATCTGCCATGAAGCTTACTTACAGATCTTACTGGGCTATGGAAAGCATGATGGGCAGGAAGTATGATACCCACTCTGAACAGTTCCTGGATAAGTTTCTCTTATCTCCTTATGCCCCCAGGGAACTTATATTGTTTGACTGTTACCACCCCTTATGGGGGTGGCAGGCTTACCAGTTCCCAGCTGGCATTTCCTGTCAGCACTTATTTGATTACTGTAACTACAGGTGGAATTCAGCAATACAGGTTTGCAGATTGACTTTGGAGGGTATGAATGCCCAAAATGTTCTCTGGTATTGGGGAGGTAAAAATCTCATGTTCTTGGGCAGGGGTGGAGAACACCCAATTGCAGTGTCAAAAAGACCTTTCTGACCATAACTATTTGCCCTCCTTAATTATCAATGGTGTGAGGGGCCAAGAAACTTCTGATGGTTACCATGTATTAGAGTACATTCAGCTCCAGGGTCTACCAGAGTTTACCCTTTGTTTATTTCTGGAGGACTAGTGAATAGTGAGCTCTATACGAGGCTTCTGGTCACCTCTACTGACCCTCACCTGGAGGTAATCTTGGCTTGCATCCTATGCCCAGGGCATTGGGAGGCACCCACCGTAAATAAGACTGTATTCCTAAGGCCTCTGTTGGAGCAGGTGGGGCATCAGGGATGGTAGAAGCAGATGTGGCAGGTCTGAATTGTTCAGGCTTTAAGGCTTCCCATACGACAACCAACACAGCATTGGGCTGTTGGTCTATCTGTTCAGATGGGATCCCCGCAGCAGTGAGGTCAAACCACATTTCATTCAGGTTACTTTCATAGGATCCTTTACAGCCTTTTGGCTCTTCCAGCTCCCTCTCTGTTTCGGGTCTTTTCCACAGCCCATCCTCATTCCTGGCATTTGTCAGTCCCCTTCAGATCAGCAATGAATCAGCCAACATCATAAACATCTGTCCCACGACTGGGCTCAGCACGGACATCAGATCAGCATCCCATACTGGGTGCTGGAGCAGACTAGAGAATCTTAGTTTTCATTCCTGCAATGCATGTGGTTCTGATTAGGGCCTTCAAAGACAGGGGCATAGATGATGGTCTGTTTCATTTCCAATTctctaagaattttcttttctttttctttttcaacagatCCTGCCTCAGGTTTATTTGTGCAACTAGCACAGAAAGATACCAGCCCCTGCAGATAGAAGCCCAGGGTAACACCAGTCTTCTGTCCTCACATTGGCAGACAGAAGCCTCCATATTAGAGCCTTTATCAGGGACCCGGCACCTCCAGCCACATCTGGGGCCAGAGCCACAACCTGGGCCTTGGTTTGAATCTTGGCCTTGGCCTTTGGTTGGCAGAGCCTGAGACACTTGGCATTACGGGCATGAGCACATTTCCAGAGCATGGGGTGAGTGATGTAAGCAAGTTGATTGAGCTTGCGGCTGCCAACCTTTGGGATCACGGACTTGTCAAGGGCATTGATAGCCTCAGCACATACAGCCATGGCCTTGGCATTACTGGCCTTCATCTCCTTTAGCCCTTCTTGTTGTGCTTTCTGGCAAAGCACATGTTCCTCAGGAACTTGGGGTCCACCCCCTTAAGAGATTCAtatctttggggcacctaggtggctctgttggttaaatgttcgagtttggctcaggtcatgatctcatggtctgtgagttcgagccccacgttgggctctgtgctgatagctcagagcctggagcctgtttcagattctgtgtctccctctctgcccctccccggctcaactctctctcaaaaataaataaacattaaaaaaaagagacagggatATTCATATCTTTGTGACTGGGGTTTCTTCACTTCTGCACAATTTTTGTGACTGGTTGTGTGTGGTGTGGTTCTTGCATTGGGCAATTTCTATACTGAAGCCCGGAACTCCTGAAGCACCTGGGAccggaagagaaagaggaagttcTAAGAACTTCTTGTACTTCCCGTAGAGATTTCCAGGGTCCCTGGTGCCCAAAGAGGCCTCCTCATTGGGCTGAGCTTCCCTGCAGGCTAGAATAACCCAATCGACAAGGGAGTGAGTACCTTGAACCCCTGAGTACCATGCAGGTGCTGCCAGAGAGCAGTGAATGTGGTTGATGTTGctcattttctctgcctcctgcccagtCAGAGAAATCCCATGGCCCCTGCATCTCATAACTGTGCTAGCCACACCTGGATACTTTCCCAGGGTTTTTTCAGGAACTTGGCAGCTATCCCAATAAGCTTATCCCAATAAGCTTATCTTCTCTCTTCATGAATGTTTCCTGAACTGGGGGCTCCCTGGGGGCTGGGGTTGCTGTTGCTGggcttttgctttcctttgtgtTTGGGGTTCGAAGGCAGGGGACAGTACATCCGCTTCACTGTTAGTCACCACATCCTGCTCTTCACTCTGCTCACCTCCCGAGGGATTCTCTTTGCCCCCAGTGAGCTACATGCAGTTTCTCAAACAAGTGCATTAAGACAACCAGCGTTTTTGAGGTGTCCCCATACTCACGTGTGGTCCACAAACCTCTAATCCATGGGACCCCATGCCCCGCACGCAGAAATTGATGGCCAACTCAGGATTGTTCTGTAGAATGCCTCTCTCCCAAGGCCCATTTCTTTAGCGTCCTGGCTGGCTCAACAGTTCACAACCCCGTCAACTTcccaggtgaaatctgaaactggccttgcaagcagaaagaaaggggaagccagagaaagaggcaggccactccaggtcGGTGGGCGGCAGGTTTAATAAACAAGGGAGCTTACATATGAGGCTTGTCCTGAGGGGCAAGTTAATCCCCACACCACCAGTTAGATCTTAGAAGTTTATATGGAGGCTTTACCTGGGCTCAGTCATGTACACCATGCGGGTGTTCTCATCACTATCTCAAGGCCGTGTCCTTGGGGAAGCCTCTGTAAGTGGGGAAGGCCAGCGGAGTGTATATTCCAAGGACAGGATTGGAGGCGAGGAGCCTCCGACTGCCGGGTCCAGCTCACGGGTAAACCTGCAGTCACGTCCTCTTGCTGACCTCCTCCAACAATATCTTGCAGAGAATTGACAGTATAGACATATTATGGCATTAAATAAGTTTCAGTAACAAACAGGTAATGACAACCTCCcccaaacatttaagaattttaaaaacacacatttaataACTCATGGGCGGCAGAAGAAATAATAAGCAAACTTTGAAAATACTTAGAACTCAATGATACTGAAAATACTACTCACATCTTGTGGGATCCAGCCATTCATTGTTTATGCCTCTGCTTCCCTCAGGGAGGCTGTGGGGTGGGGCTCTCACTGCACACTAGGCATGTTACTTAGGCCATAGCATGTTTCTTTTCTATcttatttatgttcatttatgAAATAGAACTCAATACCCATtactttgttatatatatttttaatgtttatttttgagagagagagagagacagacagagctcaagtggaggaggggcagagagagggagacacagaatcccaagcaggctccaggctctgagctgtcagcacagagcccaatgcggggctcaaactcatgagccgtgagatcatgacctgagctgaagtcgggcgtttaatcaactgagccacccaggtgccccttactttgttatatttttaagggCCAATTACCCCGTTGGATTCTGGTTTCAGTGAGAAGTTGTTTGACAATATATGACTGTTGTAATTTTCCTCTTGTTGTCTGGGTGTCTTATGACTCACTTGGAAGGAGTTTAGGAGTGCCAGTGAATAGGGTTGTATCCTGGACATTTTCCACCCTTTCTCAACAGGAAAACTGGCCCCAATACAGAACCCAATACAAAGTGAAGATACAGAGCTCCTTactcaaaaattattaaagatttcAAGCATGAGGACTTGCTAACATGGGACCTGGTGTGATAACACATGTCATATGGCCATTAAGTtgcctctgctctcctccctccttctaaCCTTCTGCTGGAGTTCCCCATTGGCCAAACTCAACTGGTAACCAGAATTCAAAGGGGTCTATTTGCTGAATTCCTGATTCCTGGGGACACAGAGCTGAATAGAGATGGGCAAAGACTAGATCTGGGGAGCAGAAAAAAGATATCCAGCCCAGATGAGTAGAGAAGATATTTATCTCTATCTATGTCCGAGTGACAGAAGGTAAAGAAGCGTAAGACACCTTGGGATTAGCCAATGATGACTAAGTGTAGACATATTTCCAATatgactaaaaaataaatacaggggtgcctgggcggctcagttggttgagtgtccgactttggctcaggtcatgatctcacagtttgtgagttggagccccacattgggcttgctggggtcattgtagagcctgcttcggatcctctgtctccccccaccccctccgccaccgcccctcccctgctcatgctctctctctctctcaaaaatgaataaatatttaaaaataaataaataaataaataaataaataaataaataaatacaaataccaaATAAGTAGTGTTgagaagagaaagtaaataataacCCCAAGGTTCCAATTGCATCATTGGCTTTGGGGTCTGACCAACTTCTATCCCAATACTGGCCTTGACTTTTAGTAGCTATGTAATGGTAGGCAAATTGCTCATTTTTATTGCAACAGAGTccgtaaaacagagataatagtTACTTCAGAAGTTGTGGGCTAAATTAAAGGATGTCCCTAGCACCTAGCAGGTGTTTAATAAACATAGGAGAGTAGAAGAAAGCTGGGGTCACAGACAGAAATGGATGAGTCAGAAAAAGGTCTTTCTAGTTCTGTGGATCTctggaaaaaagggaaatgattATTCTATAGTTTTAGAACTCTGGTGGTTAGGAGGTTTTCTCTAATGATACCATAGATGGCTACTTCTGCGGAGTGTAGCCATTTTTTGAAGTCTGCTATTTGATTCCCCTGCTGGACATGACAGAAAGAATAGAGACTttgcaggcaggcaggaagacgTGGTTTTAAAATCCTGTCTCCACCAATCAGTAGTGGCAGGTTGTGTTAAGTCCTCGGAGCCATAGTTTTCTGTTACAAAATGTGGTATCACTGTAAGGATTTATGAGAGAGTGTTGGTAGTATGCCACAGAAATGCTCGAATTTCTACCTGATCTGCcagtcttctaaaaatttttaaaaattaatctattcaaaaaatatttttatttagttttagagagagagagagagagagagagagagagagagagcactagtggggaaggggtgggaagagagggagacacagactccaaagcaggatccaggctctgagctgtcagcacagaacccaacgtggggctcaaactcgcaaaccacaagatcgtgacctgagccaaaggtggacacttaaccaactgagacacccaggtgcctcctttttttttttttttggttcttttaatatttttatttatttttgagagagagagagagactgccacTCTTTTTTTTAGTTGAGCTGGACTTAGGGATCAATTTCTCTTGCCCTTCTCCCCTAAAGCCTAAGAAGTTCCTGTTTCCAGCAGCTAGCAGTGTGGTTCTTTTCTGTGGGTTTTACCCTTTTCCTCTGGGCCTTCCTGGCCACAGAAGTCtcaagaagagaataaagagaggaagaaaacaataagaaCCTGCATTCACTTCTGCAGGGAAGCTCTAGTTACTCACTGGCTTTCACCCAGACCTGTGTTTAAACCTCCCTGCCTTGGGAATGAAAAAGCAACAGAGGAAGCTTTGTGTTTCCCTTTAGAGAGTACATGAGTTGAGCAGAATGTGTCTTAGTAGGTTGACATTCATGTCATTTGGCAAACGAATCTTTGCAGAAGTAATTCAAGATCTCCATGTGAGATCATTCTGGATTCTCTGAGCGAGCCCTCCATCCAATAACAAGGGCTCCTTATATGAGACACTGAGGGGATAGAcatggagagaggagaagaaggcCATGTAAATATAGAGGCAGGAGTTAAAGCCATGGAgcccaccagaagctggaagagataAGGAAGGATTCTCCCTTAGAGGCTTCAGAGGGGGCacgccctgccaacaccttgatttcatctttctggactccagaactgtgagagaacagaTTTggattgttttaagccactgagttgtGGTTATTTCTTACAAGCAGCCCCAGGAATCAATATAGTATTCAATGAACACCAATTGTAAAGAATGAATATACATACTACTAACAACAATAGCTGCCCTGTATTGAGCATGAATTGAAGACAGCAGTTTCTGGAAGCTGCAAGTGAGGAGCTGGCCTCTCATGCTATTCCCAACCTGTCCACCTTCAGCAAACCTGACACTggtataaaaaatacatttggtcTTTGGCCCTGTTCCTGACCTGAGAGTTTCCTGAGAAACCCTGAGAATTTCCTGAGTGCTAAGAGTGTGTTTTGTATGCTAATGAGATGGCTTCTAGACCATGTTAAGATGAGGGCTTTATGCCCGAAAAACTGACCATGGGCTTAGATGGTTAGAATTTACAGACCTGCCCCCAACCTCTGGCGAGCTGAGAGGCGCCAGAGATTAGACCAATCACTAATGTTTCAATCAACCATGTCTACATAACAAGACCTCCACAAAAATCCCTAAACAATGGGGTTTTGAGAGCTTCTGAGTTGGTGAGCACATCAAAGTGCCATGAAGGTGGCACATCTGGGGAGGCATGGAAGGTATGCCTGTGTGCCCTAGCCCCCAGACCTTGCCCTATGCCTCTCCTGCACTGTGccgttcctgagttgtatcctgtACAATAAACCGGTAATCATTAAGTAAAGTGtctttctgagttctgtgagtctttCTGGAAAATTATGGAAACTGAGGAAGGGGTTGTGGGACCCCCGATTTATGGTGGGTCTGTCAGAAGTCTGGGCAGCCCTGTAGGGCTTGTGACTGCTGCCTGGAGTGAGGACAgtcctgtgggactgagcctttgACTTGTCAGGTTGGTGTTAACCCTGGGTAGCTAAGGTCAACACTGAATTAATTGAATTGTTggtcacccagctggtgtcagagaattggtTGTTGGTGTTAGAAAAGACACCACAAATTTGGTGTTGGGAAGACAAAACTCACATGttgacttttgttttatttttcatttattgtttttaacaaaagaacGACACCAATTTTTCCAGGGTATAGAGAACTAGTAGGTCATAGTTTTGTTGGCCTTTCCTAATTTACTACAAGAGTGTGCATTCCTGCTTCACTTTAGTAGATCCACAGCTTTGGACCCTTCTCTTAGGAACTTGTCATTGGAGGATGTCTTTGGAGGATGTCAGCTCTATGTGCCTCCCTCAGGAATCCTGGCCAGTGGCGGGGCCACAACAGCAGAGCGGAACTTCTGGTTCATTGTTTCTGCGTTTTGGCTTCTAATATGGAGGAGGTGGGCTCCTGGTTAAACACATATGTGCGATTTTTTCAAGCCTGACCAGAGGCAATTACAAAGGCTCACAGGGAAAGCCACCCTCACCACACCAGCCTTGGTGCCCGGCCTGTGCAACGCAGTCTCTGGAGGGGGGCATAGGCAAGGACCCAGGCAGTCATGCTCTTTACCACTATCATTCCTAGCCCTGGTTCCTTCATTCCCAGGTCTCTAAAGTTTTGGCCAGCGGTCTACTTTTGGTGCCTCTGGGGAGGCCTCCTtcaggaggaagtggaggagaaagAAGCCTTAAAGATACTTTCTGATTCAGTATCCAGCACTTCTCCCTCAGGTTCACTTGACCCCAGACTCAAAAGGACTGCCAGAGTCTTTTGTTTGGGGCTCCCTCAACAGAGAGACAACCCCACATCTTTGCTGATGCCGCTGACCCTCAACCAGTGTGCTGTCCCATGGGGTAAATGGACGGGAGGAGACAGAGTTTTCTCTGGTTTGGGACTCCTGCTCAAACCATCCTGACAAATCTCCATTCACTGTAAGCCAAAGGATAGTTAAAAATCAAATCTACTACACCGGAGTTTCATTTCACCAAATACGTGTGAAGTGCCTACCGTATTCCAGGCTAGGCTCTGTGATGCAGAGATGAATGAACCATGGTCCCTGCCTTTGAGTTCATGGTCCGAATGCACCTAGAAAGTAAACAGTTCATCACAACAGTGTGGTAAGTGCAACGATACAGGTAAGCACAGGTGTTTGGGGGGCACAGATGATGGACGCTAAGCACATGTCGGAGAAACTTTCCTTCTACCCTTAGTAATTAAACGGACACAAAACAGGTtcacaagggaaaaaacaaatttaattctgTATGTATGGGGCCTCAAAGATACAACGCCCAGGAAGTGACCAAAACAAGATGTTTATATGCCTTGTAGACAAAGGAACAATAAACTGGTAAAGAACTACAAGACAAAAACTTTAGCTTGGATAATAATTAATGAAGACACTAAGCAGATGTTGTTTACACAACCCTCTTGGCCTTGAACTCCCTATCTCTGGCGATAAGGATGTCTCTCAACTTCTTGAGACAGAAAGGAGTGGGGGACAGACAGGAGGGCCAGAGTGTCCTtcttgcactggctgtttctcAAGTAACttgaattcaaaataatcaatatgccaaagtacCATATTGTGGGGTGCCCTGCCCTGAACCCCAAAACATAGTTTCAAAAcatggaaggaaagggggaggtcAAGGAGTCCTTCAAGAGGAGGTGGTATCTGAGGTGAATCTCAAAGCATAAGTGAAGAACGTGGGAGAGATTTGAGAACAGAAGACCCCACTACTAAATTAAATTATGACTTGTTATTCTTATTAAATTAtgattattacattattatttattaaattgttcttttattgttactaattactaaattattattattatttaatgttttatatatttttgagagagagaccgagcataagcgggggaggggcagagagagccggagacacagaaaccgaagcaggctccaggctctgaggcatcagcacagagcctgacgcggggctcaaactcacggagtgtgagatcatgacctgagctgaagttggacgcttaacccagtgagccacccaggggccccatagttttttgtttttgttcattttcttccccaTACCAGTTTTCTTCTCACTGGGGCGCTCACAGACCGGTTGGTGGTGGCATATGGCATGCACACATGCAAATGAAGCAGATAATCTGGGAGCAATTTGAAGGGGTGGCCATGTTTGGGGAGATGGTAGTTTTGATGTGCACATGGCAGAGACCTCTGGTCTGTCGGGGCAACAGGAGTGGGGCTTCTGGCCATCGGTCCTTGAGGGCATAGGGGCCGGGCAACAGGACACTGTGGTGTTTTGGTGAAATAGTTCTCTGTTGTGACAATCCAGGTATCATTCCTGCAGTCTCCCGAACTCATTTCTTATGCTTTTTCAGGGACCAGGAAAGTCTCCTAATaaactcctttctttttaactggtttgaatagacttttttcccTGTAACTGAGAACATGACTGGTTAAAAGGGCTTTCTCACAGGGGAAGACATTCACAAGCAACTAGGCAGGAAGCTCTTTCTGGGGTGACCTGGAAGGCCTTCCTGAGAAGTCTGGGTCGGGGGCTATGGGGTTCCTTGCTCCCATGGTAAGTGTGAGTCATGTGCCCAACTTGCTGCTCAGGACTCACTTTCTCGTCCAAGAGGGACCTGTGCATGTCCAGACATAGCAGGCTTTGTTCTGATGTCTTTCTGTCAGTCACCACAGGCCTCAGGGAGAGGAGCCACAGATGGTGAGACAGGCCAGGACAGGCACAATACCCTCTATGCCCAGTTCCCTGGAATCCTATGAACGCTGCACTGTAAGGACACACTGTCCACGCTCTTTCTTTGTTTGAGCAAGTGCATCAACATACAGAATCATTGAAGTACTGTTGTAATAGCACTGTAACTGGTCTTAAGGGCTAACTTGCTTCGAGCTCATGCACTCCTTGCTTGCTGACCTCAGTCCCTTGGTCTGTAGCTGAACTAACCTACTTTCCTTGAGATTTGCAGACTGCTGACCAAACTTTCCCAGCTGATGAGGCCTGCCTACGCTTACAAACAGCTGCTACAGATGCCAGCAAGTCTGTTCAGGGTCATGTCAACATGCGACTAACCACCTGAGTACCTGCACCTCCTGGGTAGCTCCCTACCCTGCCCCATTTTCCCCATGCCTTCTCCTCTAAAACCCTCCGGATTCACCTGGACAGGGAAGATGGTCCTGGAGACGTTAGTCCACCATTTTCCTAGGTTGCTGGCTTCCTGAACAAAGCAACCTGTCCTTTCCTACCATCACTTATCTCTCAAGTGTTGTTCTGTGAGTGGTGAGCAGCTGAACCTGAGTTTGGAACCGGTTCTCTTTCTGGTAACGCTCTGAAGATCCCTTCATTCAACTCTCTTCACGTCAGATTGAAACCAAAGGCTGGAGAAGTTAAGAATAAttactatgggggcgcctgggtggcgcagtcggttgagcgtccgacttcagccaggtcacgatc
The genomic region above belongs to Prionailurus bengalensis isolate Pbe53 chromosome B4, Fcat_Pben_1.1_paternal_pri, whole genome shotgun sequence and contains:
- the LOC122472660 gene encoding 60S ribosomal protein L29-like codes for the protein MKASNAKAMAVCAEAINALDKSVIPKVGSRKLNQLAYITHPMLWKCAHARNAKCLRLCQPKAKAKIQTKAQVVALAPDVAGGAGSLIKALIWRLLSANVRTEDWCYPGLLSAGAGIFLC